TTGGTTTCTTTTGTCGTCGGCCAAAGCGAATATGGACTCAAGGCCGAACAAGTCGTGCCCATTTCCAATGACTGAAGCGTCGGCTTTGGAAAATTCCCAAGCAACTGGCCCTGAGCGTCACGACCTAGCACGCGCTGTTTTTGACCGACTTGCCCGCCGGTACCCGCGCCCATCGACCCAATTGAATTGGAAAAATCCATGGGAACTCCTAGTAGCCACGATTCTCTCGGCCCAATGCACTGACGTCCGGGTCAATAAAATCACCCCGGACTTCTTCTCCCGATGGCCCGAGCCAATCGACCTGCTCAATGCCGATCTGAAAGAAATTGAAAAAATTATCTATTCGGCGGGGTTCTACCGGAACAAGGCCAAAAACCTACAGGAGACCGCCCGTCTGCTAGTGGAAAAACACCAAGGTTTTATCCCGTCATCAATGGACGAATTGGTTACTCTTCCGGGAGTAGCGCGAAAAACGGCCAATGTGGTTCTCTCGAACGCTTTTGGAAT
The Deltaproteobacteria bacterium genome window above contains:
- the nth gene encoding endonuclease III, encoding MTEASALENSQATGPERHDLARAVFDRLARRYPRPSTQLNWKNPWELLVATILSAQCTDVRVNKITPDFFSRWPEPIDLLNADLKEIEKIIYSAGFYRNKAKNLQETARLLVEKHQGFIPSSMDELVTLPGVARKTANVVLSNAFGIQEGIAVDTHVARISQRLGLTDFSNPTKIEKELMEVFPQKEWGNMNHRLVLFGRDVCRAKNPQCERCELAQFCSFYF